GCTAGCATGGTTTTAgtaccatggctataatgttagTGAGTTTACTCTTATTATTGTTGgctcttttgttttctttgtagtTCATATAATGTGCATGCAGCCGCCAAACAAGATGCAGTGATAGGCCCTGCACTTAGCTTGATGCCTTGATCGATCTTCTAAAGAAGCCAGCACTATTCCGATTGTACTTTTAAGAGCAAAACCAAGATAATTCAAAAGCTGATTTTAATCTATAGTTTGTTTAccagaaatggaaaaaaaaaagaaaaagaaagaaagaaaaaacaattaattatAAACAGAATTCTGCGACACCTTCTACTGAAACAAAAAACTATTCCGTGAAAACCATATTTTTGTTTTGGCCTGCCTATTCCCGATTTGGTTGCCGAATTAGTTTCCCATACTCATCATACCTTTAATATCCCATGATTCATTCAATCTCCAATCACAATCCCATGATTCATCCGTACTCCAATCACAGTCCGATACATTCAGTGATCCCATATTCTCTATCGCCGCATTCACATCGACACTTGAAGGAGTCAATTGGCTAAAATCAGAATTCTCGTCCAGAAAAGCTTGAACCATGTTATTTGAAAAACCATTAACCAATTTCACACCTTTCAGTTGACTCGAAACTGGAGTTGAGTTAGACTCACGCAGGTTCCAAAATACAATCTCAGGGACATTCATGTATCCATTTTCTCTGAAGTTATTCTGTATCACCTGATAATCCGTCTCCCAATTCTTAGCTGCGTCACTGCCAGACAGATGATTGTAGGTATGAGGACAATATCCTGAATTAGCTTCATGGAATTCCATATCGCTGAACACAAAAAGCCTCTTTATCATCTCATCTTCCTTCAAGTTGCCATCAACTGCCGCATGCAATATTTGGTCGAAAACACTCTTGAAATCAGGTGGAAACCCACAGTCCATTCTTCTAATGAACTCTGTCTTAGATCTCAAAGTTTCACCTTCAATCTTTTTCAGTTCAGGATTTTGTTTAAAGGTGATAAGTTTTCCTTTCCATGGTTCATGGCTCATCTCTGATATTAGCAAACCAAGAGCCACAGAGACATCCATTGGCGTTCCGGTCATACTCCCCGACACATCAGCAATTGCAAGACCGTCTTTAAGTTTACTAATTCTCGACAAGTCTTCCACCATTCGCTTCCATTGAAGCTCAGCGACGCTgcaatcattttcttcttcaaatcttaaaGACTGAATGATCTGGTAAGGTAATAAGGCTCCAGAAGCAATCTTATACTTCTTATTTTCATCCAAATCATGACAGAGATTCCAGCCTTCACTGTCGCTAGCATCATCCACAGGTAATTTATTTTCCACTAGCTTTTGCagatttgatagctttgaaactaGATGAGAACCCACAGATACTGTCTGATCCTCTTCTTGGGATTTCTTTAATTCTGCTAACTTTGATTTGACTTCATCCATGAACTCAG
This is a stretch of genomic DNA from Papaver somniferum cultivar HN1 chromosome 1, ASM357369v1, whole genome shotgun sequence. It encodes these proteins:
- the LOC113271599 gene encoding uncharacterized protein LOC113271599 is translated as MGGGGGMSSWAGKNTNLETLLENLIDSVLLMNDKVEGLSNRFDKLEEKVNQEINLGRNERTEFMDEVKSKLAELKKSQEEDQTVSVGSHLVSKLSNLQKLVENKLPVDDASDSEGWNLCHDLDENKKYKIASGALLPYQIIQSLRFEEENDCSVAELQWKRMVEDLSRISKLKDGLAIADVSGSMTGTPMDVSVALGLLISEMSHEPWKGKLITFKQNPELKKIEGETLRSKTEFIRRMDCGFPPDFKSVFDQILHAAVDGNLKEDEMIKRLFVFSDMEFHEANSGYCPHTYNHLSGSDAAKNWETDYQVIQNNFRENGYMNVPEIVFWNLRESNSTPVSSQLKGVKLVNGFSNNMVQAFLDENSDFSQLTPSSVDVNAAIENMGSLNVSDCDWSTDESWDCDWRLNESWDIKGMMSMGN